The region GCCAACCGCAGATCAACATGCACAATCCGGCGGTGCAGGAAGCGATCCTCGCAGTCACACGCTTCTGGCTCGAACGCGGGGTCGACGGTTTCCGGATCGACGCGCTCAATTTCGCGATGCACGACCCGCAGCTGCGCGACAATCCGCCTGCCCCCGACAATGGCAAGCCGCGCACGAGACCGTTCGACTTCCAGCGCCGCATCCACAACCAGTCGCATCCGGACATCCCAGATTTCATCGCACGCATTCGCGCGGTGACCGACGAATACGAGGGCATCTTCACCGTTGCCGAAGTCGGCGGCGAGGATGCCGAGCGCGAGATGAAGGCTTTCACGCAGGGCGATACCCATCTCAACTCGGCCTATGGCTTCAACTTCCTCTATGCCGATGAACTGACGCCAGAACTCGTCTGCTCCGCGCTTGCCGAATGGCCGGACGAGGATGGCATTGGCTGGCCTAGCTGGGCGTTCGAAAACCACGATGCGCCGCGCGCCGTTTCGCGTTGGTGCGCGCCGGAACACATGGATGCCTTTGCGCGGCTCAAGATGGCGCTGCTCGCCTGCCTGCGCGGCAACATCATAATCTTCCAGGGCGAAGAACTCGGACTCGAGCAGGACGATATCCCGTTCGAGCTGCTGCAGGATCCCGAGGCGATCGCGAACTGGCCGCTTACGCTTTCACGCGACGGCGTGCGCACGCCCCTGCCGTGGAACACGCAGGACGAGTTCGGCGGCTTCACGCAGGGCCAGCCCTGGCTCCCGCTGAGCGAGGCGAACCTCGCCCGCGCCATCGACCGGCAGGGCGAGGACGATGCGAGCATGCTCGCGTTTACGAAGGAAGCGATCGCGCTGCGCAATGCGAACCCGGCCCTCCATCACGGCAAGGTCGTCTCCTGCCGTGCGGGCAATGGCCTGCTCGCTATCGAGCGCGAGGCGGACGGGCAGCGCGTTACCTGCCTTTTCAACCTCACTCCGCAGCCGGCCCGGCAAGATATGAAAGGCCGCATCCTCCTCTCCGTCAACGGCGCGAGCGAAACCGCCCTTCCCCCCTATGGTGCACTGGTGATCGAACAATGAGCCTTTCCAGACTGCTGCTCGCCCTTCTCGTTATCGTCGGCCTCGTGCCCGTGGCATGGGCCGAAGAGGTCGTCACCTCGCCCGACGGGCGCATCACCGTAACGGTCGACACCAATGGCGAGGGCCGCCCGTT is a window of Erythrobacter sp. HKB08 DNA encoding:
- a CDS encoding alpha-amylase family glycosyl hydrolase, translated to MNRMTRLQTAEGKSGNAPWWRGATIYQIYPRSFMDSNGDGIGDLPGITSRLDHVAELGVDAIWISPFFTSPMKDFGYDVADYCDVDPIFGTLADFDALVARAHDLGLKVLIDQVYSHTSDEHPWFAESRSSKNNAKANWYVWADAKPDGSPPSNWQSVFGGPAWTWDARRGQYYLHNFLSSQPQINMHNPAVQEAILAVTRFWLERGVDGFRIDALNFAMHDPQLRDNPPAPDNGKPRTRPFDFQRRIHNQSHPDIPDFIARIRAVTDEYEGIFTVAEVGGEDAEREMKAFTQGDTHLNSAYGFNFLYADELTPELVCSALAEWPDEDGIGWPSWAFENHDAPRAVSRWCAPEHMDAFARLKMALLACLRGNIIIFQGEELGLEQDDIPFELLQDPEAIANWPLTLSRDGVRTPLPWNTQDEFGGFTQGQPWLPLSEANLARAIDRQGEDDASMLAFTKEAIALRNANPALHHGKVVSCRAGNGLLAIEREADGQRVTCLFNLTPQPARQDMKGRILLSVNGASETALPPYGALVIEQ